In Janthinobacterium sp. J1-1, a single genomic region encodes these proteins:
- a CDS encoding DEAD/DEAH box helicase — MTFSSLGLIDPLVHTLAELGYDKPTPVQAKAIPVVLAGRDLMAAAQTGTGKTAGFAVPLLQRLALEGVVAPQCVRVLVLVPTRELAEQVYASFRSYGGSLPLRSFVAYGGVAIEPQISKLRKGLDVLVATPGRLLDLQSQGAIKFEQVQTLVLDEADRMLDLGFERELDLLLMTMPKQRQTLLFSATFSDAIRAMAKTMLKDPVSVEVSPRNSTVKAVKQSVIVCDKKRKPELFLHLLKKKRWGQVLVFVKTRKGVEVLVKTLLEQGVSADSIHGDKTQSNRLRALARFKAREVQVLVATDVAARGLDIEQLPQVVNFDLPTVAEDYIHRIGRTGRAGASGEAISLVCADEVELLSAVEALTRQTLKRSEEPGFEAEHRVPGTAAGGAIQKKPVKVLAPKAAERAAKRRFYK, encoded by the coding sequence ATGACGTTTTCCTCCCTCGGCCTGATCGATCCCCTGGTCCACACACTCGCCGAACTCGGCTATGACAAGCCGACCCCCGTGCAGGCCAAGGCCATCCCCGTCGTACTGGCCGGGCGCGACCTGATGGCGGCCGCCCAGACCGGCACCGGCAAGACGGCCGGCTTCGCCGTGCCGCTGCTGCAGCGCCTGGCCCTGGAAGGCGTGGTGGCGCCGCAGTGCGTGCGCGTGCTGGTGCTGGTGCCCACGCGCGAACTGGCCGAACAGGTGTATGCGAGTTTTCGCAGCTATGGCGGCAGCTTGCCGCTGCGCAGTTTTGTCGCCTATGGCGGCGTGGCGATCGAACCGCAAATCAGCAAACTGCGCAAGGGACTCGACGTGCTGGTGGCGACGCCGGGCCGCCTGCTCGACCTGCAGTCACAGGGCGCGATCAAGTTCGAGCAGGTGCAGACGCTGGTACTGGACGAGGCCGACCGCATGCTCGATCTCGGTTTCGAGCGCGAACTCGACCTGCTGCTGATGACGATGCCGAAACAACGCCAGACCCTGCTGTTTTCGGCCACCTTCTCGGACGCGATCCGCGCCATGGCAAAAACCATGCTCAAGGACCCGGTGTCGGTGGAAGTGAGTCCGCGCAACAGCACCGTGAAAGCCGTGAAACAGTCGGTGATCGTGTGCGACAAGAAGCGCAAGCCCGAACTGTTCCTGCACTTGCTGAAGAAGAAACGCTGGGGCCAGGTGCTGGTGTTCGTGAAAACCCGCAAGGGTGTCGAGGTGCTGGTGAAAACCTTGCTGGAGCAGGGCGTGAGCGCCGATTCGATCCATGGCGACAAGACCCAGTCGAACCGCCTGCGCGCGCTGGCCCGTTTCAAGGCGCGCGAAGTGCAGGTGCTGGTGGCGACCGACGTGGCGGCGCGCGGCCTCGATATCGAGCAACTGCCGCAGGTCGTCAATTTCGATTTGCCGACCGTGGCCGAGGATTATATCCACCGTATCGGCCGCACCGGCCGCGCCGGCGCCAGCGGCGAGGCGATTTCGCTGGTCTGCGCCGACGAAGTGGAATTGCTGTCGGCGGTCGAAGCGCTGACGCGGCAGACCCTGAAACGCAGCGAGGAGCCGGGCTTCGAGGCCGAGCACCGGGTGCCGGGCACGGCCGCCGGCGGCGCGATCCAGAAAAAGCCGGTCAAGGTGCTGGCGCCGAAAGCGGCCGAACGCGCGGCCAAGCGCCGTTTTTACAAATAG
- a CDS encoding LON peptidase substrate-binding domain-containing protein has translation MTSIPLFPLNTVLYPDGYLPLQIFEVRYLDMIRKCITGEQPFGVVQLLDGTEVRKPGQDETLAQVGTLAKVVDWAAPLSGLLQIKCMGTRRFQIGSSEQLKNGLWVAEVDLLPPDLAVPIPPEQQNVADALGALIRTLQEQKIPLDQMPIQPPYRLDECGWVANRWCELLSLTPVQKQLLLSQENPVLRLELIQDNLSENGLLED, from the coding sequence ATGACCTCGATACCCTTGTTTCCGCTCAATACGGTGCTGTATCCCGATGGCTATTTGCCGCTGCAGATCTTCGAGGTGCGCTACCTGGACATGATACGCAAATGCATCACCGGCGAGCAGCCGTTTGGCGTGGTGCAATTGCTCGACGGCACAGAGGTACGCAAGCCCGGCCAGGATGAAACCCTGGCCCAGGTCGGCACCCTGGCAAAAGTGGTCGACTGGGCCGCGCCCTTGTCGGGCCTGCTGCAAATCAAATGCATGGGCACCCGGCGTTTTCAGATTGGTTCCAGCGAACAGCTGAAAAACGGCTTGTGGGTGGCGGAAGTGGACTTGCTGCCGCCAGATTTGGCGGTGCCGATCCCGCCTGAACAGCAAAACGTGGCCGACGCCCTGGGCGCCTTGATCCGTACCTTGCAAGAACAAAAAATCCCGCTCGACCAGATGCCGATCCAGCCGCCATACCGGCTCGATGAATGCGGCTGGGTCGCCAACCGCTGGTGCGAGCTGCTGTCGCTGACGCCGGTGCAGAAGCAATTGCTGCTGAGCCAGGAAAATCCCGTACTGCGGCTGGAGCTGATCCAGGATAACTTATCCGAAAATGGCTTGCTGGAAGACTAA
- a CDS encoding TonB-dependent receptor, with the protein MPSSLPLFRLTLCTAAVLFAWHAHAQQATPDANPAAPAAPADSAPAVQKVEVKGSGYDPRRDDTASKMVVNSEEILKYGDTNVTDVLKRLPGITVTGAAGRTGGEIRMRGLGSGYTQILLNGERAPAGFSLDTLSPDVIERIEILHAASAEYSTQSIAGTINVVLKKAVKTAQRELKLGLAGSRDSFSPTVNLQLSDRDGNFSYSMAGSLFRYDYHYDNPALELGYLPDGRQNLRRRTTGSGDGRPEGINLSPRLNWTLKSGDTVTAQFFVNAGRGEHRNISRAETELGARPDYDTNTGSSSNHNAMGRADLTWMHKLDGGARLELKLGATGARNTSDSLQRGYIDGAGLALERAVGVKATENGVSSTGKYSTPLVPGHALSMGWDGAYTEREEERRQREAQLSAGRPPFNSDEDFDALVRRLALFAQDDWEITPRWSMYAGVRWEGIDTRSTGDSFDAVRQRTSVWSPLLQTLWKLPDTKGDQIRLALTRTYKAQPASSLIPRRNTSTNNSQTDPDREGNPNLKPELALGIDASYEHYWAQGALLSARASARRIDGYTRQGLLLIDERWVSTPVNDGRANTQTVELEAKFPLRAVLAATVPAIDVRASISRNWSQVEQVPGPDNRLDQQTPVSGNFGLDYKTADGMLTAGGSFNFRNGGPVRITQQQSAYSTPRRDLDLYALWKFNPKNQLRLAVSNLLAQDFESSTVYTDANGTIARNAISPSSPQARATMEMKF; encoded by the coding sequence ATGCCATCGTCCTTGCCTCTGTTTCGCCTCACCCTGTGTACCGCCGCCGTCCTGTTTGCCTGGCATGCCCACGCCCAGCAAGCCACGCCTGACGCCAATCCCGCCGCGCCAGCCGCGCCTGCTGATTCCGCGCCTGCCGTGCAGAAGGTGGAAGTGAAGGGCAGCGGCTACGATCCGCGCCGTGACGACACGGCCAGCAAGATGGTGGTGAATAGCGAAGAAATCCTCAAATATGGCGATACCAATGTCACGGACGTGCTCAAGCGCCTGCCCGGCATTACCGTGACGGGCGCGGCCGGCCGTACCGGCGGCGAGATCCGCATGCGCGGGCTGGGCAGCGGCTATACGCAGATCCTGCTCAACGGCGAGCGCGCGCCGGCCGGTTTTTCGCTCGACACCCTGTCGCCCGACGTGATCGAACGCATCGAGATCCTGCATGCGGCCAGCGCCGAGTACAGCACCCAGTCGATCGCCGGCACCATCAATGTGGTGCTGAAAAAGGCCGTCAAGACGGCGCAGCGCGAACTCAAGCTGGGCCTGGCGGGCAGCCGCGACAGTTTTTCGCCGACGGTCAACCTGCAATTGTCTGACCGCGACGGCAATTTTTCCTACTCGATGGCCGGCTCGCTGTTCCGCTACGACTATCACTACGACAATCCCGCGCTGGAACTGGGCTACCTGCCCGACGGCCGGCAAAACCTGCGGCGCCGCACCACCGGCAGCGGCGACGGCCGTCCCGAAGGCATCAATCTGTCGCCGCGCCTGAACTGGACGCTGAAAAGCGGCGACACGGTCACGGCCCAATTCTTCGTCAACGCCGGCCGTGGCGAGCACCGCAATATCAGCCGCGCCGAGACCGAACTGGGCGCGCGTCCCGATTACGATACCAATACCGGCAGCTCCAGCAATCACAACGCCATGGGCCGCGCCGACCTGACCTGGATGCACAAGCTCGATGGCGGCGCCAGGCTGGAACTGAAACTGGGCGCGACCGGCGCGCGCAATACTTCCGACAGCCTGCAGCGCGGCTATATCGATGGCGCCGGCCTGGCGCTCGAACGCGCGGTGGGCGTCAAGGCGACCGAGAACGGGGTCAGTTCGACCGGCAAATACTCGACTCCGCTGGTGCCGGGCCACGCCCTGTCGATGGGCTGGGACGGCGCCTATACCGAGCGCGAGGAAGAGCGCCGCCAGCGCGAGGCGCAGCTATCCGCTGGCCGGCCGCCGTTCAACAGCGACGAGGATTTCGATGCGCTGGTACGGCGGCTGGCGCTGTTTGCCCAGGATGACTGGGAGATCACGCCGCGCTGGTCGATGTATGCGGGCGTGCGCTGGGAAGGCATCGATACGCGCAGCACGGGCGACAGTTTTGACGCCGTGCGCCAGCGCACCAGCGTCTGGAGTCCGCTGCTGCAAACGCTGTGGAAGCTGCCCGATACCAAAGGCGACCAGATCCGCCTGGCGTTGACGCGCACCTACAAGGCGCAGCCGGCGTCGAGCCTGATACCGCGCCGCAATACCTCGACCAACAACAGCCAGACCGATCCGGACCGCGAAGGCAATCCGAACCTGAAACCGGAGCTGGCGCTGGGCATCGACGCGTCCTATGAGCATTACTGGGCGCAGGGCGCGCTGCTGAGCGCCCGCGCGTCGGCGCGCCGCATCGACGGCTACACGCGCCAGGGCTTGCTGCTGATCGACGAGCGCTGGGTCTCGACGCCCGTCAACGATGGCCGCGCCAATACGCAAACGGTGGAACTGGAAGCGAAGTTTCCGCTGCGCGCCGTGCTGGCGGCCACCGTGCCGGCCATCGATGTGCGCGCCAGCATCAGCCGCAACTGGTCGCAGGTGGAGCAGGTGCCGGGGCCGGACAACCGGCTCGACCAGCAAACCCCCGTCAGCGGCAATTTCGGCCTCGACTACAAGACGGCCGACGGCATGTTGACGGCCGGTGGCAGCTTCAATTTCCGCAACGGCGGCCCGGTGCGCATCACGCAGCAGCAGAGCGCCTACAGCACGCCGCGGCGCGACCTCGATCTGTATGCCTTGTGGAAATTCAACCCGAAAAACCAGCTGCGCCTGGCGGTATCGAACCTGCTGGCGCAGGATTTTGAAAGCAGCACGGTCTATACCGACGCGAACGGGACGATTGCCCGCAACGCGATATCGCCCAGCTCGCCACAGGCGCGCGCGACCATGGAAATGAAGTTTTAA
- a CDS encoding TonB-dependent receptor: protein MMPCRLLAVRLAAAVMVLLAWQARAQQQPAAQEAPAKPAEPALQQVEVTGSYDPRRDDTASKMVVNSEDILKYGDTTVTDVLKRLPGITVTGAAGRQGGEIRMRGLGSGYTQILLNGERAPAGFSLDTVSPDMIERIEILHAASAEFSTQSIAGTINVVLKKAVKKAQRDLKLGAGGGRDARSGNGSLQLSDKDGILSYSLAASVYRYDYDFGGARESPALDLGYLPDGEQNLLRRISGGGNGRSEGINLAPRLNWNFIGGDSLTLQFFLNAGRSEGHNSYHTQTLLGARPDYDSNDGQTANRQLFARTDLSWVRKLDGGARLELGVRAMTSNSSAGNDTLGRIDGAGLALDRSVRVTASYDTVSSSGKYSAPWMPGHALSMGWDGTLSRREEARRQHEEALAGASPVRDSDEHYHSSVGLLALYAQDEWDITPRWSMYAGLRWEGGATRSAGDSFDAVRQRNSVWSPLLQTLWKLPDTKGDQLRLALTRTYKSPSTSNLIPRRSISTNNSQADPDRQGNPHLQPELALGIDASYEHYWAQGALLSARASARRIDGYTRQGLLLIDGRWVSTPVNDGRADTQTVELEVKFPLRAVLDATAPAIDLRASVSRNWSQVAQVPGPDNRLDQQTPLSGNLGIDYRTPGGQLSAGGSLVFTGGGPVRITQQQYAYTSPRRDLDVYALWKFNAQVQLRLAVSNLLAQEYESNAIYRDASGSTIRAGISDTAPQARATMEMKF, encoded by the coding sequence ATGATGCCGTGCCGCCTGCTCGCCGTTCGCCTGGCTGCCGCCGTCATGGTGTTGCTTGCCTGGCAGGCCCGGGCGCAGCAACAGCCAGCTGCGCAGGAGGCGCCGGCAAAGCCGGCTGAACCAGCCCTGCAGCAGGTCGAAGTGACGGGCAGCTACGATCCGCGCCGCGACGACACGGCCAGCAAGATGGTGGTGAACAGTGAAGACATCCTCAAGTATGGCGACACCACCGTCACCGACGTGCTCAAGCGCCTGCCCGGCATCACGGTAACGGGTGCGGCCGGGCGCCAGGGCGGCGAGATTCGCATGCGCGGGCTGGGCAGCGGCTACACGCAGATATTGCTGAACGGCGAGCGCGCGCCGGCCGGTTTTTCGCTCGATACGGTGTCGCCCGACATGATCGAGCGCATCGAGATCCTGCACGCGGCCAGCGCCGAATTCAGCACCCAGTCGATCGCCGGCACCATCAACGTGGTGCTGAAAAAAGCCGTGAAAAAGGCGCAGCGCGACCTCAAGCTGGGCGCCGGCGGCGGGCGCGATGCGCGCTCCGGCAATGGCAGCCTGCAGTTGTCCGACAAGGACGGCATCCTGTCGTATTCGCTGGCGGCCTCGGTCTACCGCTACGACTACGATTTTGGCGGCGCCAGGGAGAGCCCGGCGCTGGACCTGGGCTACCTGCCCGATGGCGAGCAGAACTTGCTGCGCCGTATCAGTGGCGGCGGCAATGGCCGTTCGGAAGGTATCAACCTGGCGCCCAGGCTGAACTGGAATTTTATCGGCGGCGACAGCCTGACGCTGCAATTTTTCCTCAACGCCGGCCGCAGCGAAGGTCACAACAGCTACCACACGCAAACGCTGCTGGGCGCGCGGCCCGATTACGACAGCAACGACGGCCAGACGGCGAACCGGCAGCTGTTCGCGCGCACGGATCTCAGCTGGGTACGCAAGCTCGACGGTGGCGCCAGGCTGGAACTGGGCGTGCGCGCGATGACCAGCAACAGCTCGGCTGGCAACGACACGCTCGGCCGGATCGATGGCGCGGGTCTTGCGCTGGACCGCAGCGTGCGCGTAACGGCGTCCTACGATACCGTGTCGTCCAGCGGCAAATATTCGGCGCCCTGGATGCCGGGCCATGCGCTGTCCATGGGCTGGGATGGCACGCTCAGCCGGCGCGAGGAAGCGCGCCGGCAGCACGAGGAGGCCTTGGCCGGCGCCAGTCCTGTGCGCGACAGCGATGAACACTACCATTCCAGCGTCGGGCTGCTGGCCCTGTACGCGCAGGATGAGTGGGACATCACGCCGCGCTGGTCGATGTATGCGGGCCTGCGCTGGGAAGGGGGCGCTACCCGCAGCGCCGGCGACAGTTTTGACGCCGTGCGCCAGCGCAACAGCGTCTGGAGCCCGTTGTTGCAGACCCTGTGGAAGCTGCCCGATACCAAGGGTGACCAGCTGCGCCTGGCCCTGACGCGCACCTACAAGTCGCCCTCGACCTCGAACCTGATACCGCGCCGCAGTATCTCGACCAACAACAGCCAGGCTGATCCTGACCGCCAGGGCAATCCCCATCTGCAACCGGAACTGGCGCTGGGCATCGACGCCTCCTATGAACATTACTGGGCGCAAGGCGCGCTGCTGAGCGCCCGCGCGTCGGCGCGCCGCATCGACGGCTACACGCGCCAGGGGCTGCTGTTGATCGACGGGCGCTGGGTTTCCACGCCCGTCAATGACGGCCGCGCCGACACGCAGACGGTGGAGCTGGAAGTGAAGTTTCCGCTGCGCGCCGTGCTGGACGCCACCGCGCCGGCGATCGACCTGCGCGCCAGCGTCAGCCGCAACTGGTCGCAGGTGGCGCAGGTGCCGGGGCCAGACAACCGGCTCGACCAGCAGACTCCGCTCAGCGGCAACCTCGGCATCGACTACAGGACGCCGGGCGGCCAGTTGAGCGCCGGCGGCAGCCTGGTCTTCACCGGTGGCGGCCCCGTGCGCATCACGCAGCAGCAGTATGCCTATACCTCGCCACGGCGCGACCTCGATGTGTATGCATTATGGAAATTCAATGCGCAGGTCCAGCTGCGCCTGGCGGTGTCGAATCTGCTGGCGCAGGAGTATGAAAGCAATGCGATCTACCGCGATGCGAGCGGCAGCACGATACGTGCCGGTATCTCGGACACCGCGCCGCAGGCGCGCGCCACCATGGAAATGAAGTTCTGA
- a CDS encoding NAD(P)H-dependent oxidoreductase, which translates to MNILQINSSARSTGSASTRLADALVAKVVAANPEAAVVRRDLAAQPHPVLDEPTLQALFTPAEQRTAEQAARIALDDALIAQVQAADVIVVGAPMYNFGITVQLKSWFDAIARANVTFKYTEKGPVGLLTGKKVLVGLSRGGLHRGGASDSQVPYLNTMFGFLGLTDVQYVYSEGMGMGPEAVAKAQAQADAEINAILV; encoded by the coding sequence ATGAACATCCTGCAAATCAATTCCAGCGCCCGCAGCACCGGTTCCGCATCCACCCGCCTGGCCGACGCCCTGGTCGCCAAGGTTGTCGCCGCCAACCCGGAAGCTGCCGTGGTGCGCCGCGACCTGGCGGCCCAGCCGCATCCGGTGCTGGATGAGCCGACCCTGCAGGCACTGTTCACGCCAGCCGAGCAGCGCACTGCCGAACAAGCGGCCCGCATCGCCCTCGACGACGCCCTGATCGCCCAGGTGCAGGCGGCCGACGTGATCGTGGTCGGCGCGCCGATGTACAACTTCGGCATCACCGTGCAACTGAAAAGCTGGTTCGACGCGATTGCCCGCGCCAACGTCACCTTCAAATACACGGAAAAAGGCCCGGTCGGCCTGCTGACAGGCAAGAAAGTCCTGGTCGGCCTGTCGCGTGGCGGCCTGCACCGTGGCGGCGCGAGCGACAGCCAGGTGCCTTACCTGAACACCATGTTCGGTTTCCTCGGCCTGACCGATGTGCAGTACGTGTATTCGGAAGGCATGGGCATGGGTCCGGAAGCCGTGGCCAAGGCGCAAGCCCAGGCGGACGCCGAGATCAACGCCATCCTCGTGTAA
- a CDS encoding LysR family transcriptional regulator, whose amino-acid sequence MDIDPGDLLLFARVVECGSFSRAAERVDLPKSTLSRRISLLEGKLGERLLQRTTRKLVLTEFGASLLEHARKVVEETEAAGALAQHRQAGPSGLLRISMPADFADTLMRQVLAEFVRRYPAISLELDLSARRVDLLEENFDLAIRMGNLPDDASLAARRVAFSTLALYASPQYTSVHGLPEHPDDLFRHDLLSLPRAQHGLVRWTLIRGKTTWERDLPVRLLANSPELLVRMACTGVGIAASTDRFAKAYLQTGELVRVLPEWSFPLVTGWAVFPGRRLMPAKTRAFLNLMEEMYQMDMPV is encoded by the coding sequence ATGGACATCGATCCCGGCGATCTGCTGCTGTTTGCCCGTGTGGTGGAATGCGGCAGTTTTTCGCGTGCCGCCGAGCGCGTCGACTTGCCCAAGTCGACCCTGTCGCGCCGTATTTCGCTATTGGAAGGCAAGCTGGGCGAACGCCTGCTGCAGCGGACGACGCGCAAGCTGGTGCTGACCGAGTTTGGCGCCAGCCTGCTGGAACACGCGCGCAAGGTGGTGGAGGAAACCGAGGCGGCCGGCGCGCTGGCCCAGCACCGCCAGGCCGGCCCCAGCGGCTTGCTGCGCATTTCGATGCCGGCCGATTTTGCCGATACCCTGATGCGGCAAGTCCTGGCCGAGTTCGTGCGCCGCTATCCGGCGATTTCGCTGGAACTGGATCTGTCGGCGCGGCGCGTGGATTTGCTGGAGGAAAATTTTGATTTGGCGATACGCATGGGTAACCTGCCCGACGACGCCAGCCTGGCGGCGCGCCGCGTGGCCTTCAGCACCCTGGCGCTCTATGCGTCGCCGCAGTACACCAGCGTGCATGGCTTGCCCGAGCATCCCGACGATTTGTTCCGGCACGACCTACTCAGCTTGCCGCGTGCCCAGCATGGCCTGGTGCGCTGGACCCTGATACGCGGCAAGACCACCTGGGAGCGCGACTTGCCGGTGCGCCTGCTGGCCAATTCGCCGGAATTGCTGGTACGCATGGCCTGCACCGGGGTGGGCATCGCGGCCAGCACCGACCGCTTCGCCAAGGCTTATCTGCAAACGGGGGAACTGGTGCGCGTGCTGCCGGAGTGGAGTTTTCCGCTGGTCACGGGCTGGGCCGTGTTTCCCGGCCGGCGGCTGATGCCGGCCAAGACGCGCGCGTTTCTCAACCTGATGGAGGAGATGTACCAGATGGATATGCCAGTCTAA
- a CDS encoding pirin family protein encodes MNDINTATTVTTARTVERVIAGQAVMDGAGVKINRVLTQQLQRRLDPFLMLDNFASDQPNDYIAGFPEHPHRGFETVSYMITGRMRHRDSAGHEGLLSSGGVQWMTAGSGVIHSEMPEQEEGVMEGFQLWLNLPASDKMRTPWYRDFDSSEIPRYTTDAGVAVQVIAGSSHGVAGAVQRDRTEPLYLDIDLPAGSTFEQPLPPGHNAFLYTFRGAVEVDGKAVPALRMAIFANTQGSDGVRITAPEGGRVILVAGQPLNEPIAQYGPFVMNTQAEVFQAVQDFREGKFGETAATA; translated from the coding sequence ATGAACGATATCAATACCGCCACCACAGTCACCACCGCACGCACCGTCGAGCGCGTCATTGCCGGCCAGGCCGTCATGGATGGCGCCGGCGTGAAGATCAACCGCGTGCTGACGCAGCAATTGCAGCGCCGCCTCGATCCGTTCCTGATGCTCGACAATTTTGCCAGCGACCAGCCGAACGACTATATCGCCGGCTTCCCCGAGCACCCGCACCGCGGCTTTGAAACCGTGTCCTACATGATCACGGGCCGCATGCGCCATCGCGACAGCGCCGGCCACGAAGGCCTGCTGAGCTCGGGTGGCGTGCAATGGATGACGGCCGGCAGCGGCGTGATCCATTCGGAAATGCCCGAACAGGAAGAAGGCGTGATGGAAGGTTTTCAGTTGTGGCTGAACCTGCCCGCCAGCGACAAGATGCGCACGCCCTGGTACCGCGATTTTGACAGCAGCGAGATTCCGCGCTACACCACCGATGCAGGCGTGGCGGTGCAAGTGATCGCCGGCAGCAGCCATGGCGTGGCGGGCGCGGTGCAGCGCGATCGCACCGAACCGCTGTACCTCGATATCGACCTGCCGGCCGGCAGCACCTTCGAGCAGCCCTTGCCGCCCGGCCATAACGCCTTTTTGTACACGTTCAGGGGCGCGGTCGAAGTCGACGGCAAGGCGGTGCCGGCCCTGCGCATGGCGATTTTCGCCAATACACAAGGCAGCGACGGCGTGCGCATCACCGCGCCGGAAGGCGGCCGCGTGATCCTGGTCGCCGGCCAGCCGCTGAACGAACCGATCGCGCAGTACGGTCCCTTCGTGATGAATACCCAGGCCGAGGTATTCCAGGCGGTACAGGACTTCCGTGAAGGGAAGTTTGGCGAGACGGCTGCCACTGCGTAA
- the asd gene encoding archaetidylserine decarboxylase (Phosphatidylserine decarboxylase is synthesized as a single chain precursor. Generation of the pyruvoyl active site from a Ser is coupled to cleavage of a Gly-Ser bond between the larger (beta) and smaller (alpha chains). It is an integral membrane protein.), translating to MSDRLAVLPQYLLPKGALTNFAGRVAGAKGGSMTTRLIRWFVGRYNVNMDEALDSDITHYTSFNDFFTRALRPGVRPIAQADYVCPVDGRISQFGAIDKDQIFQAKGHHFSTTALVGGDAALAAQFEHGSFANLYLSPRDYHRIHMPCDGRLTRMIYVPGELFSVNPTTARGIPGLFARNERVVCVFDTANGPFVMTLVGATIVGSMATVWHGVVNPPRSGQVRDWSYANDNIVLKKGEELGRFLLGSTVVMLFPKDTLQFNPAWQPAGPVQLGEVMGNLPK from the coding sequence GTGTCCGACCGTCTCGCCGTCCTGCCCCAATATCTGCTGCCCAAGGGAGCATTGACCAATTTCGCCGGCCGGGTCGCCGGTGCCAAAGGCGGTTCGATGACCACCCGGCTGATCCGCTGGTTCGTCGGCCGCTACAACGTCAACATGGATGAGGCGCTCGACTCGGACATCACGCACTACACCAGCTTCAACGATTTTTTTACCCGCGCGCTGCGCCCCGGCGTGCGCCCGATCGCGCAAGCCGATTATGTCTGCCCCGTCGATGGCCGCATCAGCCAGTTCGGCGCGATCGACAAGGACCAGATCTTCCAGGCCAAGGGCCATCATTTCAGCACCACCGCGCTGGTCGGTGGCGATGCCGCGCTGGCCGCGCAATTCGAGCACGGCAGCTTCGCCAACCTGTACCTGAGCCCGCGCGACTACCACCGCATCCACATGCCGTGCGACGGCCGCCTGACGCGCATGATCTATGTGCCGGGCGAATTGTTTTCCGTGAACCCGACCACCGCGCGCGGCATCCCCGGCCTGTTCGCCCGCAACGAGCGCGTGGTGTGCGTGTTCGACACCGCCAATGGCCCCTTCGTGATGACCCTGGTGGGCGCCACCATCGTCGGCAGCATGGCCACCGTTTGGCACGGCGTGGTCAACCCGCCCCGCTCGGGGCAAGTGCGCGACTGGAGCTATGCCAACGACAATATCGTGCTGAAAAAAGGCGAGGAACTGGGCCGCTTCCTGCTGGGCTCGACCGTCGTCATGCTGTTCCCGAAAGACACGCTGCAGTTCAACCCGGCGTGGCAGCCGGCCGGACCGGTGCAGCTTGGTGAAGTGATGGGTAATTTGCCCAAGTAA
- a CDS encoding cation diffusion facilitator family transporter, which yields MHDTTDHTHLHAHLKGDAKHTHSFTGRKQSVLAWALGLTLSFAGVEVAFGFLSNSLALISDAGHMVTDAAALGLALLAQVIARRPPSPRHSFGFGRAEALAAFVNGLAMLCVVGWICYEAVLRFSTPEAVHGDTVVVVAVIGLAINVVVAWVLSKDKDSVNTRAALVHVMGDLLGSVAAIVAGAVIYFTGWMRIDPLLSVLVSLLILKSTFGVLKDSYHFLMEGVPHQIDYLRVGADVEQIPGVLSVHDLHVWDMSPGQPALIGHVQINELQDWPQVLRAIKAMLLSQHGIDHITLQAETAGMAGLHQQDHSHDRIA from the coding sequence ATGCATGACACCACCGACCACACCCATCTGCACGCCCACCTGAAAGGCGACGCCAAGCACACTCACTCGTTCACGGGGCGCAAGCAAAGCGTGCTGGCGTGGGCGCTGGGCCTGACATTATCGTTTGCCGGCGTCGAAGTGGCGTTCGGTTTCCTGTCCAACTCGCTGGCCCTGATTTCCGACGCCGGCCATATGGTCACCGATGCGGCTGCGCTGGGCCTGGCGCTGCTGGCGCAGGTGATCGCCCGCCGCCCGCCTTCGCCGCGCCACTCGTTCGGCTTTGGCCGCGCCGAAGCGCTGGCCGCCTTTGTCAACGGCCTGGCCATGCTGTGCGTGGTGGGCTGGATCTGCTACGAAGCCGTGCTGCGCTTTTCCACCCCCGAAGCCGTGCATGGCGACACGGTGGTGGTAGTGGCCGTCATCGGCCTGGCGATCAATGTGGTGGTGGCGTGGGTGCTGTCGAAAGACAAGGACAGCGTCAACACGCGCGCCGCACTGGTCCACGTGATGGGCGACTTGCTGGGTTCGGTGGCCGCCATCGTCGCCGGCGCCGTGATCTACTTCACTGGCTGGATGCGGATCGACCCGCTGCTGTCGGTGCTGGTCTCCTTGCTGATTTTGAAATCGACGTTTGGGGTGTTGAAGGACTCGTACCACTTCCTGATGGAAGGCGTGCCGCACCAGATCGACTACCTGCGGGTGGGCGCCGACGTCGAGCAGATTCCCGGCGTGCTGTCGGTCCACGACCTGCACGTGTGGGACATGTCGCCGGGCCAGCCGGCGCTGATCGGCCACGTGCAGATCAATGAACTGCAAGACTGGCCGCAGGTGCTGCGCGCCATCAAGGCCATGCTGCTGAGCCAGCATGGCATCGACCATATCACCTTGCAGGCGGAAACCGCCGGCATGGCGGGCCTGCACCAGCAAGACCACAGTCACGACCGGATCGCCTGA